A window of the Oligoflexus sp. genome harbors these coding sequences:
- a CDS encoding DEAD/DEAH box helicase — MEPLDPILVELEPSVRVNLREYLRRDLEREYQPKHRTKANKLGPQAVEDLDLSGEHLLVMVRDQGKVQKVDMTFPLFDLDSDFTLIQCSCLRDALSLDPIRCHHMYLAQTVVAHRLDNIMKQEKPDDALAQLQSYLQSDGDSLIAEDALLLEQRWLLLWDPSTGGLSAERYTKARYEKDACWKKEGRWSSSELLGALAAFQDPLSQSLRTALLQGGNRPDDELFEILRLVEGHNSIVLENRESRDPIEVRIGTWQLGIREEEEGYRLHIEVGPGRLPPWKLIPGRGLIAYDAAAQIIFLCVLDKRSEGLISGVLQQKRLIPLQDRDAMLDFIEKLDPGIAVLWSDRPLERVAVDNPQPMLRLSPFQRGGMKVEIWIQLSPGTAVRAGEGPEELRERSRRGALRQFIRDFQAERQLARRVENLLDLNILPEPENSIFIAYNDEVALALMARIEEHKKDLDLLIEWPAALAGKEKPYAVSALVKDQTLRVSAGEKRDWFSVDGWLEMDDGQKIALRELLAACRQKKRYLRLSDGKWAAITEQFRQKMEPLVQSIDEDEEGCSLNLAALESDEQLAAIEKLDFTEASQGFWKLVQKAKRSREADASLPAGLKADLRSYQKDGFLWMNHLAAAGLGACLADDMGLGKTLQSLAILLKYKDRGPSLVIAPSSLAYNWKAEAARFCPDLKIVILRELGDRGRSRTFAAGEVVIASYGLVMRYSEHLAQTSWNILVLDEAQQVKNAQTKTAKAVQDLPATWRLALSGTPIENHLGELWSLFRTISPGLFGEWERFRRSFAFPIERDQSETARERLKRKIQPFVLRRLKQDHLAELPPKTEIDLWVDMSDDEQTYYDALRGEAIDKVETLAADDEALQKQKIQVLAALTRLRQAACHRSLVDPEWQGGATKIEILTERLLELKEAGHAALVFSQFTGFLRLIEDQLLSVGIRVLYLDGQTPVAQRQELVNTFQSGEGDVFLISLKAGGTGLNLTRASYVFHMDPWWNPAVEAQASDRAWRMGQKQAVTVYKMRARGTIEELIHTLHGEKKELVDSLLEGRTPNARFNWDEVWRLFTEPSRPRASGIITPREGSMMDEA, encoded by the coding sequence TTGGAACCCTTGGATCCCATACTGGTTGAGCTGGAACCCTCAGTACGTGTCAATCTGCGTGAATATCTGCGCCGCGATCTGGAACGGGAATACCAACCCAAGCACCGTACCAAAGCCAATAAACTTGGACCGCAGGCTGTCGAAGACCTCGATCTTTCGGGCGAACACCTGCTTGTGATGGTGCGCGATCAGGGCAAGGTGCAGAAGGTTGATATGACCTTTCCGCTCTTCGATCTCGACAGTGACTTTACATTAATTCAATGCAGCTGCCTCCGCGATGCCCTGAGTCTCGATCCGATTCGCTGTCATCATATGTACCTTGCGCAGACCGTCGTAGCTCATCGGCTCGATAACATAATGAAGCAGGAAAAGCCGGATGATGCTCTGGCCCAGCTGCAAAGCTATCTGCAGTCAGATGGCGACAGTCTGATCGCCGAAGACGCGCTGCTTTTGGAGCAGCGTTGGCTTTTGCTCTGGGATCCGTCGACCGGCGGACTGAGCGCGGAACGCTATACCAAGGCCCGCTATGAAAAAGACGCGTGCTGGAAGAAGGAAGGGCGCTGGTCATCAAGTGAGCTGCTCGGCGCTCTGGCCGCTTTCCAGGATCCGCTTTCGCAGAGTCTGCGGACTGCGCTGCTGCAGGGGGGCAATCGCCCGGATGATGAACTCTTTGAAATCCTGCGCCTTGTCGAAGGCCACAATTCCATCGTCCTCGAAAACCGGGAAAGCCGCGATCCCATCGAAGTGCGGATCGGGACCTGGCAGCTCGGTATTCGTGAGGAAGAGGAAGGCTATCGCCTTCACATCGAAGTCGGTCCGGGTCGACTGCCGCCCTGGAAGCTGATTCCCGGCCGCGGTTTGATTGCCTATGATGCGGCTGCGCAGATTATTTTTCTGTGCGTGCTGGATAAAAGAAGCGAAGGTCTGATCAGCGGCGTGCTGCAGCAAAAGCGTCTGATTCCGCTGCAGGACCGGGATGCGATGCTCGACTTTATTGAAAAGCTCGATCCCGGCATTGCCGTTCTCTGGAGCGACCGACCGCTGGAACGCGTGGCCGTGGATAATCCGCAGCCCATGCTGCGCCTCAGTCCCTTTCAACGCGGCGGTATGAAGGTTGAAATATGGATTCAGCTGAGTCCCGGCACGGCGGTCAGAGCCGGGGAAGGACCTGAGGAACTGCGGGAACGCAGCCGCCGTGGGGCTTTGAGACAGTTCATTCGTGATTTCCAGGCCGAACGCCAGCTCGCGCGTCGCGTGGAAAACCTGCTCGATCTGAATATTCTACCCGAGCCGGAAAACTCGATATTCATCGCCTATAATGATGAAGTGGCCCTGGCCCTCATGGCCCGCATCGAAGAGCATAAAAAAGACCTCGACCTTCTGATTGAATGGCCCGCAGCCCTTGCCGGCAAAGAGAAACCCTATGCCGTCAGCGCCCTGGTCAAAGACCAGACTCTGCGCGTCAGCGCCGGGGAAAAACGCGATTGGTTTTCCGTCGACGGCTGGCTGGAAATGGACGATGGCCAGAAAATTGCGCTGCGGGAACTGCTCGCGGCCTGTCGTCAGAAAAAGCGTTATCTCAGGTTAAGCGATGGAAAATGGGCCGCGATCACCGAGCAGTTCCGGCAAAAAATGGAACCTTTGGTGCAGAGCATCGATGAAGACGAAGAAGGCTGCTCTTTAAACCTTGCCGCTCTTGAATCGGATGAGCAGCTCGCGGCCATTGAAAAACTTGATTTCACCGAGGCCTCGCAGGGTTTTTGGAAGCTCGTTCAAAAAGCCAAACGGAGCCGCGAAGCGGATGCAAGCCTGCCCGCGGGATTGAAGGCCGATCTGCGTTCCTATCAAAAGGACGGTTTTCTTTGGATGAATCATCTTGCAGCGGCAGGCCTGGGCGCTTGCCTAGCGGATGACATGGGCCTTGGGAAGACCCTGCAGTCGCTGGCCATACTTTTAAAATATAAAGACCGCGGACCCTCGCTAGTCATTGCACCCAGCTCGCTTGCGTATAACTGGAAGGCGGAGGCCGCGCGTTTCTGTCCCGATCTTAAAATCGTGATCCTGCGCGAACTCGGTGATCGCGGTCGCAGTCGGACCTTTGCGGCCGGTGAAGTCGTGATTGCGAGCTACGGGCTGGTGATGCGCTATAGCGAACATCTTGCGCAGACATCCTGGAATATCCTGGTCCTTGATGAAGCCCAGCAGGTGAAAAACGCCCAGACCAAAACCGCCAAGGCCGTGCAGGACCTTCCTGCCACCTGGCGCCTCGCGTTGAGCGGCACGCCGATTGAAAATCATCTGGGCGAGCTGTGGTCGCTGTTCCGGACGATTTCCCCGGGGCTTTTCGGGGAATGGGAGCGCTTCCGCCGTTCGTTTGCCTTTCCGATTGAACGCGACCAATCCGAGACCGCGCGCGAGCGTTTGAAGCGGAAGATTCAGCCCTTTGTTTTACGACGCCTGAAACAGGATCATCTCGCCGAGCTGCCCCCCAAAACGGAGATTGATCTTTGGGTGGATATGAGCGACGACGAGCAAACTTACTATGATGCCCTGCGCGGTGAAGCGATCGATAAGGTCGAAACCCTGGCCGCGGATGATGAGGCCCTTCAGAAACAAAAAATCCAGGTGCTCGCAGCCCTGACCCGTCTCAGGCAGGCCGCCTGTCATCGCAGCCTTGTGGACCCTGAGTGGCAGGGTGGGGCGACCAAAATCGAAATCCTGACCGAGCGACTTCTGGAGCTGAAGGAGGCCGGTCACGCGGCGCTTGTTTTCAGCCAATTCACCGGCTTTTTGCGTCTGATCGAAGACCAGCTTTTAAGCGTCGGCATCCGGGTCCTTTACCTGGACGGGCAGACGCCGGTGGCGCAAAGGCAGGAGCTGGTCAATACCTTTCAATCCGGCGAAGGCGATGTGTTTTTGATTTCCCTGAAAGCCGGCGGCACGGGTTTGAATCTCACCCGCGCCTCCTATGTCTTCCATATGGATCCCTGGTGGAATCCGGCGGTGGAAGCGCAGGCCAGCGACCGCGCGTGGCGCATGGGACAGAAACAGGCGGTGACCGTTTATAAAATGCGGGCTCGCGGTACGATTGAAGAATTGATTCATACGCTGCATGGCGAGAAAAAAGAATTGGTGGATTCACTTTTGGAAGGCCGCACGCCGAATGCGCGTTTCAATTGGGATGAGGTATGGCGTCTCTTTACGGAACCGTCGCGACCTCGTGCGAGTGGGATCATAACGCCGCGTGAAGGTTCTATGATGGACGAAGCCTGA
- a CDS encoding serine/threonine protein kinase, translating into MVQSAWGSQETQYFYALTPERVLDAVEKSLGLRCTGRTMAHASMENRVYEIELDLDEAPRRSKSLEHLVIAKFYRPGRWTREQILEEHQFLLQLLDVEIPVVAPRVLIDGQTLHKLPDCDIYYAIFPKVGGRSPQELTTEDVEQIGRLLGRMHNVGAQMKAQHRIHLTPEIFLNKNFQYLQGENLLPENLRSPFADLVHRLSEQAKQQFQHSDTIQIHGDCHLGNLLQYGSHFFWVDFDDSMRGPAVQDVWLLLPGRDRYAQQLLSHLLTAYEQMRPFPWESLRLIETLRAMRMVHFAAWIAHRRDDPAFQRAFPDFGTDRYWQQLYRDLVEQEEWMHRPHAWNIHDWNA; encoded by the coding sequence ATGGTTCAATCAGCGTGGGGATCCCAGGAAACACAATACTTCTACGCTTTGACACCCGAGCGCGTGCTTGATGCTGTGGAAAAATCTTTGGGTTTGCGCTGTACCGGCCGGACCATGGCACATGCGAGCATGGAGAATCGGGTCTATGAAATTGAATTGGACCTTGATGAAGCGCCGCGCCGCAGCAAATCCCTGGAGCATTTGGTCATCGCCAAGTTCTATCGCCCAGGTCGCTGGACCCGCGAGCAGATTCTGGAAGAGCATCAGTTCCTTCTGCAGCTCCTGGATGTGGAAATTCCCGTCGTGGCGCCCCGGGTGCTGATTGATGGTCAAACTTTGCACAAACTTCCGGACTGCGATATCTATTACGCGATCTTCCCCAAAGTCGGCGGGCGTTCGCCTCAGGAACTGACGACTGAGGATGTGGAGCAGATCGGTCGCCTTCTGGGCCGCATGCATAACGTCGGCGCGCAGATGAAGGCGCAGCATCGGATTCATCTGACTCCGGAAATTTTTCTGAATAAGAACTTTCAGTATCTGCAGGGTGAAAACCTTTTGCCGGAAAATCTCCGTTCGCCCTTTGCGGACCTTGTGCATAGGCTTTCCGAACAGGCCAAACAGCAGTTCCAGCACAGCGATACGATCCAGATTCACGGCGACTGCCACCTTGGGAACCTTCTTCAATACGGCAGCCACTTCTTTTGGGTCGATTTCGATGACTCGATGCGCGGCCCTGCAGTGCAGGATGTCTGGCTGCTCCTGCCCGGACGCGATCGCTACGCGCAGCAGCTTCTTTCCCATCTTCTGACCGCCTATGAGCAGATGCGGCCCTTCCCTTGGGAAAGCCTGCGCCTCATCGAAACGCTGCGGGCCATGCGCATGGTGCATTTCGCAGCCTGGATCGCTCACCGGCGGGATGATCCCGCGTTTCAAAGAGCGTTTCCAGATTTTGGAACGGATCGTTATTGGCAGCAGCTTTATCGGGATCTGGTGGAGCAGGAGGAGTGGATGCACCGGCCGCATGCCTGGAATATTCATGATTGGAATGCGTGA
- a CDS encoding YaiI/YqxD family protein, translated as MVKIWIDADACPRAIKDVVIRAAERLKIPTTFVANSYQTLPRSSILSFVQVPKGFDVADSYVLAHCEEGDVVVTQDIPLAAELVAKKVHALNPRGEHYTESNIRERLNMRDFMDSMRGAGMATGGPPPFHEGDVKLFANSFDRLLTKLTRK; from the coding sequence GTGGTGAAAATCTGGATCGATGCGGATGCCTGTCCCCGGGCCATCAAGGATGTGGTAATTCGCGCAGCGGAGCGTTTGAAGATACCCACCACGTTCGTGGCGAACAGCTATCAGACCCTGCCCCGCTCCTCAATCCTGAGTTTCGTGCAGGTGCCGAAGGGTTTTGACGTCGCGGATAGTTACGTGCTCGCGCACTGTGAAGAAGGCGATGTGGTCGTCACGCAGGATATTCCCCTGGCCGCGGAACTCGTTGCCAAAAAAGTTCACGCTTTGAATCCCCGCGGCGAGCATTATACCGAGAGCAATATCAGGGAACGCCTCAACATGCGCGACTTCATGGACTCCATGCGCGGAGCCGGGATGGCCACCGGCGGCCCTCCCCCTTTTCATGAAGGCGATGTGAAGCTCTTTGCGAATAGCTTCGATCGGCTTTTGACGAAGCTTACGCGGAAATAG
- a CDS encoding SLC13 family permease, with the protein MKFWILLGLCLGWSLLCWALFGSGVPVMALALVGCILILWLSESLPAFVPTLLLVAGSLLLPYSGQGDAAAQIFKRMADPVLGLFFCGMCLGLTLRKHGIDQAIAAASWRLSRGSLSYNLRMAMLMTAGLAMWTTNSTAMAITLPAFGGTIQQLMQKNSLQAKGYLVGLAMAANFGGMATPIGTAPNAIAIAALEPIIPIGFGRWMILMLPLAFLLLVISEWMVVKFFRMNEVTIQPDLVKEEENTRLHRGVIALFLGTVFLWLTESVHGLHPLAIGFGAASLAFASGLLKAPDLNEIDWNVLLLIAGGLLLGNLLETQGWMGRTTRALQSSGISQDWQLGLLIVLAAIGSAVSSNTATAIMLVPLAIQLIPEPYAAISVAAACSLGVPFTISTPANALVAGRYEVSNRDMVKVGGPVLLIGSLLMFLSVKWVVGWILL; encoded by the coding sequence ATGAAGTTTTGGATTTTACTGGGGCTTTGTCTCGGCTGGAGTCTTCTGTGCTGGGCGCTGTTCGGCAGCGGTGTGCCCGTCATGGCGCTGGCCCTGGTCGGCTGTATTCTGATCCTTTGGCTCAGCGAAAGTTTGCCGGCCTTCGTACCGACGCTTCTATTGGTGGCGGGCAGTCTGCTCCTGCCGTACTCGGGCCAGGGTGATGCCGCCGCGCAGATTTTCAAACGCATGGCCGACCCCGTGCTCGGACTTTTTTTCTGCGGCATGTGCCTCGGGCTCACCCTTCGCAAACATGGCATTGATCAGGCCATAGCCGCCGCGTCCTGGCGTCTGAGCCGCGGTTCCCTTTCCTATAATCTGCGCATGGCCATGCTGATGACGGCCGGGCTTGCGATGTGGACAACGAACAGCACTGCGATGGCGATCACGCTTCCGGCTTTTGGCGGAACGATTCAGCAGCTCATGCAGAAGAATTCCCTGCAGGCGAAAGGCTACCTCGTTGGCCTTGCCATGGCGGCGAATTTCGGAGGCATGGCCACACCGATTGGAACCGCGCCCAATGCCATCGCGATTGCGGCCTTGGAACCCATCATTCCCATCGGTTTCGGACGCTGGATGATCCTCATGCTGCCACTGGCCTTCCTCCTTCTTGTGATCAGTGAATGGATGGTCGTTAAATTTTTTCGCATGAACGAGGTCACGATTCAGCCCGATCTGGTGAAAGAGGAGGAGAATACGCGCCTGCACCGGGGTGTGATCGCGCTTTTTCTCGGTACGGTTTTCCTTTGGCTCACCGAAAGCGTTCATGGCCTTCATCCCCTGGCCATTGGCTTTGGAGCCGCGTCCCTGGCTTTTGCCAGCGGGCTTTTGAAGGCGCCGGACCTCAATGAAATCGATTGGAATGTTTTGCTTTTGATCGCAGGCGGCCTGCTTTTGGGGAATCTTCTGGAAACACAGGGATGGATGGGGCGCACGACTCGGGCTCTGCAGAGTTCCGGCATTTCCCAGGACTGGCAGCTCGGGCTTTTGATTGTCCTCGCGGCCATCGGCAGTGCGGTATCGAGCAACACGGCCACCGCGATTATGCTCGTGCCCCTGGCCATTCAGTTGATACCGGAACCTTATGCCGCTATCTCTGTGGCCGCGGCCTGCTCTTTGGGTGTGCCCTTCACGATCAGCACGCCGGCCAATGCTTTGGTGGCCGGACGTTACGAAGTCAGCAACCGGGATATGGTGAAGGTGGGTGGCCCGGTGCTGCTGATCGGAAGTCTTCTGATGTTTCTGAGCGTCAAGTGGGTGGTCGGCTGGATTCTGCTATAG
- a CDS encoding MBL fold metallo-hydrolase: MTFPIRLQFLGAYSGVTGSKTLLEWKNQRYLIDCGLFQGPSVVRQQNWVDLPIKADSIQAVFLTHAHLDHIGYLPRLYKQGFRGPIYCSDGTADLAQIILMDSAYLEEESAKFARETQYSNHKDPLPLFTTADAEAVLKLLRPVARYEWVTAGEGISLRLHRAGHIIGASLVEVRLHGDRHSKTITFTGDVGHERSMTLKGPDPLPSSDIVVLESTYGNRLHDKESALDKLGVFLKRAIDRSGVVVIPAFAVGRSQEIIYMIAQLEQQGVIPAVPVVLDSPMSDKALKVFFSHEEDQRIASSFNRHGQFYPAKFETSTTADQSMLTTMRDGPLIVISASGMLAGGRILHHLKKRLPDARNMVIFSGYQAEGTKGRFLQDNSRSLKTLRIHHKEVELAAEVVTITNLSAHADHEQLVAWLKRTPKKPQQVLINHGQLEAQDSLAEHLKRELDWDAAASSRQTSWDFL, translated from the coding sequence ATGACCTTTCCCATCCGTTTGCAGTTCCTAGGCGCATACTCGGGGGTGACCGGAAGCAAAACGCTTCTTGAATGGAAAAACCAGCGTTACCTGATCGATTGCGGGCTTTTCCAAGGACCATCGGTCGTTCGCCAGCAGAACTGGGTGGACCTGCCGATCAAGGCCGACAGCATCCAGGCGGTTTTTCTTACGCATGCCCACCTGGATCATATCGGTTATCTTCCGCGCCTTTATAAACAGGGTTTTCGCGGCCCGATCTACTGTTCCGATGGGACCGCTGACCTTGCGCAAATCATTCTCATGGACTCGGCTTACCTGGAAGAGGAATCGGCAAAGTTCGCGCGTGAAACGCAGTATTCCAATCATAAAGACCCCCTGCCTCTTTTCACGACCGCCGATGCCGAAGCCGTTCTGAAACTTCTGCGGCCCGTGGCCCGCTATGAATGGGTCACGGCGGGCGAAGGGATCAGTCTGCGGCTGCATCGGGCGGGGCACATCATCGGCGCCAGCCTGGTGGAAGTCAGACTTCATGGGGATCGGCATTCGAAGACGATCACCTTCACCGGCGATGTCGGTCATGAACGTTCCATGACGCTGAAGGGCCCGGATCCTTTGCCGTCGAGTGATATCGTTGTTCTTGAATCCACCTACGGCAATCGACTGCATGATAAGGAGAGCGCGTTGGACAAACTCGGCGTCTTTTTAAAGCGTGCGATCGACCGCTCTGGTGTGGTGGTCATCCCGGCTTTTGCCGTCGGACGTTCGCAGGAAATTATTTATATGATCGCGCAGCTGGAGCAGCAGGGCGTGATTCCAGCCGTGCCGGTGGTGTTGGATAGCCCCATGTCGGACAAGGCCCTGAAGGTTTTCTTCAGCCATGAAGAGGATCAGCGCATCGCGAGTTCGTTCAACCGTCACGGGCAGTTTTATCCGGCGAAGTTTGAGACCTCGACCACGGCCGATCAATCCATGCTGACCACCATGCGCGATGGACCTCTGATTGTGATTTCAGCCTCTGGCATGCTTGCAGGCGGCCGCATTCTGCATCATCTGAAGAAGCGTCTGCCTGATGCCCGCAATATGGTGATTTTCAGCGGCTACCAGGCGGAAGGCACCAAAGGCCGTTTTTTACAGGATAATAGCAGGTCTTTGAAAACCCTCCGCATTCATCATAAGGAAGTGGAACTGGCCGCCGAGGTGGTGACGATCACCAACCTTTCCGCGCATGCCGATCATGAGCAGCTGGTCGCCTGGCTGAAACGAACGCCGAAGAAACCGCAGCAGGTTCTGATCAACCATGGGCAGCTCGAAGCCCAGGATTCCCTGGCCGAACATTTGAAGCGCGAGCTGGACTGGGACGCCGCCGCCAGCAGCCGTCAGACCAGCTGGGATTTTCTATAG
- a CDS encoding GMC family oxidoreductase produces the protein MGLPDVFLDSMQSEAWKVVDGAQLTQDENWDADVVIIGSGAGGGTAAEILSGAGLQVVLIEEGGLHTSQDFQLEELEAYTGLYQEGMTRSTRDGAISILQGRTVGGSTTVNWTSSFRTPDPTLEYWARNFAVKGLSSADLRPWFQKMEERLNVTEWKAPNPNNEVLLRGCEKLGIPVKPIPRNVKGCWNLGYCGMGCPTNAKQSMLVTTIPEALRRGARLVHRMRVQKLEIGPKGVRELFAVALDAEGRKTTGKTLRVRARYFILASGAIGSPSILLRSEAPDPYRTLGKRTFLHPSVFAFARFDEPTQPFHGAPQSIFTDHYQWQHGASGRMGYKIEAVPMQPLFASVIMRGHGLQHRKRMEQLDHTAGSLALLRDGFHEESPGGAVLLDRFQAPILDYPITPYMMDGVKRAYMAIGEIYFAAGARAYFPGHGDAKDYSSYQEFRRDLDRYSFDKLRMRLGSAHVMGGCTMSEVPRMGVVNSEGRHHQIENLWVWDGSLFPTSVGANPQLSIYGIVAKLAHDFLKTLGKV, from the coding sequence ATGGGGCTGCCCGATGTTTTTTTGGATTCCATGCAGTCCGAGGCCTGGAAAGTCGTGGATGGAGCCCAGCTGACCCAGGATGAAAACTGGGATGCGGATGTTGTGATCATCGGCAGCGGCGCGGGGGGTGGAACCGCGGCAGAAATCCTGAGCGGCGCGGGCCTTCAGGTCGTCCTGATCGAGGAAGGCGGCCTTCATACCTCGCAGGATTTTCAGCTTGAGGAACTTGAGGCTTATACCGGGCTCTATCAGGAAGGCATGACCCGTTCCACGCGTGATGGGGCCATCAGCATCCTTCAGGGGCGCACGGTCGGGGGATCGACGACGGTGAACTGGACGTCGAGTTTTCGTACGCCTGATCCCACTTTGGAATACTGGGCGCGGAATTTCGCGGTGAAGGGCTTAAGCAGCGCCGACCTTCGGCCCTGGTTTCAGAAAATGGAAGAACGGCTGAACGTAACCGAATGGAAGGCGCCGAACCCCAATAACGAGGTGCTTCTGCGCGGCTGTGAAAAGCTCGGTATTCCCGTGAAGCCGATTCCGCGGAACGTCAAAGGCTGCTGGAACCTGGGTTACTGTGGAATGGGCTGTCCGACGAATGCCAAGCAGTCGATGCTGGTCACAACGATACCCGAAGCCCTGCGGCGCGGCGCGCGACTCGTGCATCGAATGCGCGTGCAGAAGCTTGAGATCGGTCCGAAGGGTGTGCGTGAGCTTTTTGCAGTGGCCCTGGATGCTGAGGGCCGGAAAACCACGGGAAAAACCCTGCGGGTACGGGCCCGGTATTTCATCCTGGCTTCGGGTGCGATCGGCAGTCCTTCGATACTTTTAAGGTCAGAGGCTCCCGATCCTTATCGCACCCTCGGCAAGCGCACGTTTCTGCATCCTTCAGTTTTCGCCTTCGCGCGTTTTGATGAACCCACACAGCCTTTCCATGGCGCTCCCCAGTCCATATTCACCGATCACTATCAATGGCAGCATGGTGCATCGGGACGGATGGGTTATAAGATCGAGGCGGTCCCCATGCAGCCGCTCTTTGCTTCGGTCATCATGCGGGGACATGGTCTTCAGCATCGGAAGAGGATGGAGCAGCTGGATCACACGGCGGGATCGCTGGCGCTTTTGCGTGATGGTTTTCATGAGGAGAGCCCCGGTGGTGCGGTGCTCTTGGATCGTTTCCAGGCGCCGATTCTGGATTATCCGATTACGCCTTACATGATGGATGGCGTGAAGCGGGCTTATATGGCGATCGGTGAGATTTATTTCGCGGCGGGTGCCAGGGCCTATTTTCCTGGGCATGGGGATGCGAAGGATTACAGCAGCTATCAGGAGTTTCGGCGGGATCTGGATCGGTATTCGTTTGATAAGCTCCGCATGCGACTGGGCAGCGCGCATGTGATGGGCGGCTGCACGATGAGCGAGGTGCCGCGGATGGGCGTGGTGAACAGCGAGGGTCGGCATCATCAGATCGAGAACCTTTGGGTGTGGGATGGGTCGCTGTTTCCGACCAGCGTCGGGGCGAATCCGCAGCTGTCGATTTATGGAATCGTGGCGAAGCTCGCGCATGATTTTTTGAAGACTTTGGGAAAGGTTTGA
- a CDS encoding LEA type 2 family protein has translation MKFVLLLVSLFFAACTSMNLVPEKPQVALKNVELGKVGLTDVELIAVLDVTNPNDYDLNLAAIDYQVDALGMTLGKGSSLEAIRLQPHMKQTVKLPLTLTTASAVKFGQAYYSPGQKQLPVSLQATVKVNSPVGPISLNFEDVKDLKEKKR, from the coding sequence ATGAAATTTGTCCTTTTGCTGGTGAGTTTGTTCTTTGCGGCCTGTACGTCGATGAACCTTGTGCCCGAGAAGCCGCAGGTTGCGCTGAAGAATGTGGAGCTAGGGAAAGTGGGGCTCACGGACGTGGAGCTTATTGCGGTTTTGGATGTCACCAATCCGAATGATTATGATTTGAATCTGGCGGCGATTGATTATCAGGTGGATGCCTTGGGTATGACGCTCGGAAAGGGGAGCAGCCTTGAAGCGATTCGTCTGCAGCCGCATATGAAGCAGACGGTGAAGTTGCCTTTGACTCTGACCACGGCGTCGGCGGTGAAGTTCGGACAGGCCTATTATTCGCCGGGACAGAAGCAGCTGCCGGTGTCGCTGCAGGCGACGGTGAAGGTGAATTCGCCGGTGGGACCGATAAGTTTGAATTTTGAGGATGTTAAGGATCTCAAGGAAAAGAAACGTTGA
- a CDS encoding carboxymuconolactone decarboxylase family protein — protein sequence MSARINYYHQAPQLLNQISKLSLSLNESSLDTSLRDLVNIRASTLNGCAFCLDMHVKEARIHGERDLRVHHTHVWRESPLFTAREKAALEWTEAVTRLSREGIPDDLYQRTREYFSEKELTELTVAIGVINLWNRLAISFQAPPGSADKTFGLDKAGLS from the coding sequence ATGTCAGCGCGTATTAATTATTATCACCAGGCTCCCCAGCTCTTGAATCAAATCTCGAAGCTCAGCCTTAGCTTGAATGAAAGTTCTCTCGACACGAGCTTGCGCGACCTCGTGAACATCCGCGCCTCCACATTGAACGGCTGCGCGTTTTGCCTCGACATGCATGTAAAGGAGGCGAGAATCCACGGGGAGAGGGATCTTCGCGTGCACCATACTCATGTGTGGCGTGAGTCGCCTCTCTTCACCGCCCGGGAAAAGGCGGCTCTGGAATGGACGGAAGCCGTCACGCGTCTTTCGCGGGAAGGCATTCCGGATGACCTTTACCAGAGGACCCGGGAATATTTTTCGGAGAAGGAACTCACTGAACTCACCGTGGCGATCGGTGTCATCAACCTTTGGAATCGACTGGCTATCAGCTTTCAGGCCCCGCCAGGATCCGCGGACAAAACCTTTGGTCTGGACAAGGCAGGCTTGAGCTGA